From a region of the Natronogracilivirga saccharolytica genome:
- a CDS encoding DUF6691 family protein: protein MNYIKYLLIGTLFGFVLTKAEVISWFRIQEMFRFQDFHMYGVIGTAIIVGMISIQIIKRFNLKDTEGNPISIPPKDASQKKRYIIGGTLFGFGWALTGACPGPLFALLGSGITIFIIPILAALAGTYAYGVFRESLPH from the coding sequence ATGAATTACATCAAATATCTTCTCATTGGCACACTCTTTGGCTTTGTCCTGACAAAAGCCGAGGTGATTTCCTGGTTTCGGATCCAGGAGATGTTTCGTTTTCAGGATTTCCACATGTACGGTGTGATCGGCACCGCCATCATTGTGGGAATGATTTCCATCCAGATAATCAAGCGGTTTAACTTGAAGGATACCGAGGGCAATCCCATATCCATTCCACCCAAGGATGCTTCACAGAAGAAGAGGTATATCATAGGCGGAACACTGTTCGGATTCGGCTGGGCACTGACCGGAGCATGCCCCGGCCCGCTGTTTGCCCTGCTTGGGAGCGGGATAACCATCTTCATCATACCGATACTTGCGGCACTTGCCGGAACCTATGCATACGGCGTATTCCGTGAAAGTCTCCCGCACTGA
- a CDS encoding YeeE/YedE family protein, which yields MLELLTQPWPWYVAGPIIGLIIPLLLFFGNKQFGISSSLRHACAACAPGNVSFFNYDWKSQGMWNLVFVLGVFIGGFLGGYVFQNPEPIALSAATIADLQAFGLTDFSGFVPSELFSWSNLGTLQGVIVLVIGGFLVGFGARYAGGCTSGHAISGISNLQLASLIAVIGFFVGGLVVTHVIYPLIF from the coding sequence ATGCTTGAGTTGTTAACACAACCGTGGCCCTGGTATGTGGCCGGACCCATTATCGGTCTGATCATACCGCTTCTTCTGTTTTTCGGAAACAAACAATTCGGAATTTCATCCAGCCTTCGACATGCCTGCGCTGCATGCGCACCGGGTAATGTTTCCTTTTTCAATTATGACTGGAAATCCCAGGGCATGTGGAACCTGGTGTTTGTACTGGGTGTATTTATCGGCGGTTTCCTTGGCGGATACGTTTTCCAGAATCCCGAGCCGATAGCCTTGTCAGCCGCCACAATCGCGGATCTTCAGGCGTTTGGCCTTACTGATTTTTCCGGTTTTGTGCCTTCTGAGCTCTTTTCCTGGAGTAATCTTGGAACATTGCAGGGAGTAATAGTGCTGGTCATAGGCGGCTTTTTGGTCGGATTTGGTGCCCGGTATGCCGGCGGGTGCACTTCAGGTCATGCTATCAGCGGAATTTCCAATCTGCAGCTGGCTTCGTTAATAGCTGTCATTGGATTCTTTGTCGGCGGCCTTGTCGTAACGCATGTCATTTATCCGCTGATTTTCTGA
- a CDS encoding energy transducer TonB, with product MSILENKKPNVNLHKYYMINLQIGFIVTLIILIALFRIDLQPGSEFEIQEEEQEIIEMEEIIQTEQETTPPPPPRPPSPEPVPDDEIVEDQFYDLDTEVDLDAPMDMPPPPPPEDDEEEEEPEVFTIVEDMPELKGGMQAIYDNLEYPEIARQAGIEGRVVVQFIIDEEGQVVDPQVVRGIGGGCDEAAVEAVKQVEFTPGRQRGRPVRVRYSLPITFRLSQ from the coding sequence ATGAGTATTTTAGAGAACAAGAAACCAAATGTAAATCTGCACAAGTATTACATGATCAACCTGCAGATTGGATTTATTGTGACGCTGATCATACTGATCGCCTTATTCCGAATAGATCTCCAGCCGGGAAGTGAGTTTGAGATTCAGGAAGAAGAGCAGGAGATCATTGAAATGGAGGAGATTATCCAGACTGAGCAAGAGACAACCCCTCCGCCTCCGCCCCGGCCGCCGTCACCGGAACCCGTACCTGATGACGAGATCGTTGAAGACCAGTTTTATGATCTTGATACCGAAGTAGATCTTGATGCACCAATGGATATGCCTCCACCGCCTCCGCCGGAGGATGATGAGGAAGAAGAAGAGCCGGAAGTGTTCACGATTGTTGAGGACATGCCGGAACTGAAAGGAGGAATGCAGGCAATTTATGACAATCTTGAATATCCCGAGATTGCCCGGCAGGCCGGTATTGAAGGACGTGTCGTTGTTCAGTTTATCATTGATGAAGAAGGACAGGTTGTGGATCCGCAGGTAGTACGCGGTATTGGTGGTGGTTGTGATGAGGCAGCTGTTGAAGCGGTCAAGCAGGTTGAGTTTACACCGGGACGCCAGAGAGGCCGTCCGGTTCGTGTCCGCTACTCGCTGCCAATTACATTCCGCCTGTCTCAGTAA
- the hemN gene encoding oxygen-independent coproporphyrinogen III oxidase, with translation MHNTTYLVDKYSRQAPRYTSYPSALHFREMEDVSDATALIKERNLRPGPVSIYIHIPFCASLCWYCGCTRVITRQEGDSSVYLDHLFSEIRSLSQQLHPENKVVQLHFGGGTPTFLSPDELRTVGKQLREHFHFSNDMELAVEIDPRRLTEDHAQALAEIGCNRASIGIQDVRHEVQKAINRIQPMEINERVTRWLRQAGIHNINVDLIYGLPLQNKKSFEETLEAVKTLDPDRFAIFHYAHVPWMMPAQKLLDKYPMPDSYEKFSMLEMTIANLTRSGYEYIGMDHFAKNDDELSVARHNGTLQRNFQGYSTRPDTDIYGFGMSSISQIGDGYLQSVKELDTYYERISGSRMPYFKEYYLTEDDRIRRKTIMKLMCNLELDFSEISTEWDIDAKSRFSDNFDRLQEMADDGLVILHEDGLKVTDTGRMFLRNIATAFDAYYASSEKKGRYSKTV, from the coding sequence ATGCACAATACCACATATCTGGTCGACAAATACAGCAGGCAGGCACCGCGCTATACCTCTTATCCATCGGCTCTGCATTTCAGGGAAATGGAGGATGTTTCGGATGCAACTGCTTTGATAAAAGAGCGTAACCTTCGGCCCGGTCCGGTCTCCATCTATATACATATTCCATTTTGTGCTTCATTATGCTGGTATTGCGGCTGCACGAGGGTGATTACACGTCAGGAAGGTGACAGCAGCGTTTACCTGGATCACCTTTTTTCGGAAATACGCTCACTTTCGCAACAACTCCACCCTGAAAACAAGGTAGTTCAGCTTCATTTCGGGGGCGGTACACCAACATTTCTTAGTCCGGATGAGCTGCGTACGGTGGGAAAACAGCTTCGTGAACATTTTCATTTCAGCAATGACATGGAGCTTGCCGTTGAAATCGATCCCAGGCGACTCACCGAAGATCATGCTCAGGCTCTGGCCGAAATTGGCTGCAACCGGGCCTCGATCGGCATCCAGGACGTCCGGCACGAGGTGCAGAAAGCGATTAACCGCATACAGCCCATGGAGATAAATGAACGGGTTACCCGCTGGCTGCGTCAAGCCGGAATCCACAACATCAATGTGGATCTGATTTACGGGCTGCCGCTTCAAAACAAAAAAAGCTTTGAAGAAACGCTTGAAGCTGTTAAAACTCTGGATCCCGACCGTTTTGCCATCTTCCACTATGCCCACGTCCCCTGGATGATGCCGGCCCAGAAATTGCTCGACAAGTACCCGATGCCGGATTCCTACGAGAAGTTTTCCATGCTGGAAATGACAATCGCCAATTTAACCCGCTCCGGATATGAGTACATCGGCATGGACCATTTCGCAAAAAACGACGACGAATTGTCGGTGGCACGACATAACGGTACTCTGCAGCGAAATTTCCAGGGATACAGTACCCGTCCGGACACGGACATCTATGGTTTCGGGATGTCATCCATATCACAAATCGGTGACGGTTACCTGCAGTCCGTAAAGGAGCTCGATACCTATTACGAGCGGATTTCCGGCAGCCGGATGCCCTACTTCAAAGAGTACTACCTGACAGAAGACGACCGTATTCGCCGGAAAACCATCATGAAGCTCATGTGCAATCTGGAGCTCGATTTTTCGGAGATAAGCACTGAATGGGATATTGACGCGAAATCCCGTTTTTCTGATAATTTCGACAGGTTGCAGGAAATGGCAGATGACGGACTGGTTATTCTGCATGAGGACGGGCTGAAGGTCACAGATACCGGGCGGATGTTCCTCAGAAACATAGCCACTGCATTTGATGCCTATTATGCATCATCCGAAAAAAAGGGCAGATACTCAAAAACAGTGTAA
- a CDS encoding universal stress protein — MENPRILVPTDLSDLSLVAFESANYLADILDGMVLPLYVYPPEKDGASFPVPPTPPKKIEELEAELEKKVSAYVDEDNLEPVVVRKGKPWEIIMEESEDADLIVMTSHGKSGFSRLFLGSVTERVVRFSKAPVLLVEKDSKIKPLSDILLTTDFSDHSLLAFDYTRDLVAATHAKVHLVHLVNLSQFSKVSTFDDQIESLQQKLNEWVDEHLKEIRKNVTAEVLPVKSSIHEAIVHLTNQKKYSMVVMSTLGHTGLKYLRLGSTAANVLRLVKTAVFSINPRMDKPIGKEHVER, encoded by the coding sequence ATGGAAAATCCACGCATCCTTGTTCCGACCGACCTTTCCGATTTAAGTCTTGTCGCTTTTGAATCAGCCAATTATCTCGCTGACATACTGGACGGCATGGTACTTCCACTGTATGTGTATCCGCCGGAAAAAGATGGTGCAAGCTTTCCTGTACCGCCTACGCCTCCCAAAAAGATTGAAGAACTTGAAGCCGAGCTGGAGAAAAAAGTCTCAGCTTATGTCGATGAAGACAACCTGGAACCGGTTGTCGTCCGTAAAGGAAAACCGTGGGAAATCATCATGGAGGAATCGGAGGATGCTGACCTGATCGTCATGACATCGCACGGCAAATCCGGCTTTTCCCGGCTCTTTCTCGGTTCTGTGACTGAACGTGTGGTAAGATTCAGCAAAGCCCCGGTCCTGCTGGTTGAGAAAGACTCCAAAATCAAACCGCTCAGCGATATTCTGCTGACCACGGACTTTTCTGATCACTCGCTTCTCGCATTTGATTACACCCGGGATTTGGTCGCCGCCACCCATGCCAAAGTTCACCTGGTGCATCTTGTAAACCTGTCCCAGTTCAGTAAAGTCAGTACGTTTGACGATCAGATAGAAAGCCTTCAGCAAAAACTGAATGAGTGGGTGGATGAACATTTGAAAGAAATCCGCAAAAATGTAACCGCGGAAGTGCTGCCTGTGAAATCCTCCATTCACGAAGCAATAGTCCATCTGACGAACCAGAAAAAATACAGCATGGTGGTAATGTCCACTCTGGGTCATACCGGGCTCAAATATCTGCGGCTTGGCAGTACAGCAGCAAATGTTCTGAGGCTGGTAAAAACGGCTGTATTCAGTATAAATCCGCGAATGGACAAGCCCATTGGCAAAGAACATGTCGAGCGGTAA
- a CDS encoding CBS domain-containing protein: MEHPSSARHPEKLRAFTKYLIRDTKALEQMLADDMFERDTKRIGAEQELFIIDRASRPYSLNTKLIEELDDPHFAYELARFNLEFNLDPLSFGGKCLRNLEQELNKLIGKARQVAEKHEGDIILMGSLSTIRKSDLGMENITPKERYYMLNDALTRVRGEEHELKIKGADELHVKHDSVMMESCNTSFQIHFQVSQEDFARLYNIAQLVAAPVLGAAANSPFLFGKQLLHETRIAVFQQSIDNRKAQDFVNERKPRVQFGSRWIEESVMEIFQEDIARFRVLFAIDDIEDPFEALDSGRIPKLEALQLFNGTIYRWNRPCYGITDGKPHLRIENRVLPSGPSVVDEVANAAFWLGLMAGVSSQYDDITKLIPFKEVESNFLSTARRGLLSQIKWLDGNSYPTQDLIMNELIPLAREGLRLHDIDSEDTEHYLGVIQERTRKGQNGAIWQLDSFHNLDDIWSPYEKLTAIADSTLKNQKSGKPVHQWPKAKVHRKNRWEKAFAKVGQFMTTDIYTLQEDDIIDLAANVMEWQRIKHIPVENDQHFLVGMVTYRSMISTLNNIIAKQLDHTNVSVSDIMDREIVTVSPDTPSVEAIELMQNNDISSLPVVEGGKLVGIVTEFDFARIAAELLKDRLKKR, from the coding sequence ATGGAACATCCATCCTCCGCCCGGCATCCTGAAAAGCTGCGTGCTTTTACAAAATACCTGATCCGGGACACAAAAGCGCTGGAACAGATGCTTGCCGACGATATGTTCGAACGCGACACCAAACGAATCGGTGCCGAGCAGGAACTTTTCATCATTGACCGGGCCAGCCGCCCCTATTCTCTGAACACCAAACTTATTGAGGAGCTGGATGATCCGCATTTTGCATATGAACTTGCCCGGTTCAATCTTGAGTTCAACCTCGATCCTCTGTCCTTTGGCGGCAAATGCCTCCGGAATCTCGAACAGGAGCTGAACAAACTGATCGGCAAAGCCCGGCAGGTAGCTGAAAAGCATGAAGGGGATATCATTTTGATGGGCTCTCTTTCGACAATCCGCAAGTCGGATCTCGGAATGGAAAACATCACCCCGAAGGAGCGATACTACATGCTTAATGATGCGCTTACAAGGGTGCGGGGCGAGGAGCATGAGCTGAAAATAAAAGGTGCCGATGAACTTCATGTAAAGCACGATTCGGTGATGATGGAATCCTGCAACACCAGTTTTCAGATTCACTTTCAGGTGTCCCAGGAGGATTTTGCCCGTCTGTACAACATTGCCCAGCTGGTGGCTGCCCCTGTACTTGGTGCCGCCGCCAACTCACCGTTTCTGTTCGGGAAACAGCTTCTTCATGAAACACGCATCGCCGTTTTCCAGCAGTCGATTGACAACCGGAAAGCCCAGGACTTTGTAAATGAAAGAAAGCCCCGGGTTCAGTTTGGTTCGCGCTGGATCGAAGAGTCCGTCATGGAGATATTTCAGGAAGACATCGCGCGTTTTCGGGTCCTGTTTGCAATCGATGATATCGAAGATCCTTTTGAAGCGCTTGACAGCGGACGCATTCCCAAACTTGAGGCGCTCCAGCTCTTCAACGGCACGATTTACCGCTGGAACCGGCCCTGTTACGGCATCACCGACGGCAAACCTCACCTCAGAATCGAAAACCGGGTGCTGCCATCGGGGCCCTCTGTTGTTGACGAAGTGGCCAATGCGGCGTTCTGGCTCGGACTTATGGCAGGCGTATCGTCACAATATGACGACATCACAAAACTGATACCATTCAAGGAAGTGGAATCCAACTTCCTGAGCACTGCCCGTCGCGGCCTGCTGTCACAGATTAAATGGCTTGATGGCAACAGCTATCCTACCCAGGATCTTATCATGAACGAGCTTATCCCCCTGGCAAGGGAAGGGCTTAGACTTCACGATATTGACAGCGAGGATACTGAGCACTATCTGGGGGTTATACAGGAACGAACCCGCAAAGGTCAGAATGGTGCAATCTGGCAGCTTGATTCCTTCCATAACCTTGATGACATCTGGAGTCCGTACGAAAAGCTGACCGCCATTGCCGATTCCACTTTGAAAAATCAAAAATCCGGCAAACCGGTCCATCAATGGCCCAAGGCTAAAGTTCACCGGAAAAACCGCTGGGAAAAGGCGTTTGCCAAAGTAGGGCAGTTCATGACCACGGACATTTACACCCTGCAGGAAGACGACATCATCGATCTGGCGGCCAATGTGATGGAATGGCAGCGAATCAAACATATTCCGGTTGAGAATGATCAGCATTTTCTCGTCGGAATGGTTACCTACCGTTCCATGATCAGCACACTCAACAATATTATCGCCAAGCAGCTGGATCACACCAATGTCTCCGTTAGTGATATCATGGACCGCGAGATTGTGACGGTGTCACCGGACACCCCTTCTGTGGAAGCCATTGAACTGATGCAGAACAATGATATATCCAGTCTGCCGGTTGTTGAAGGCGGCAAGCTCGTGGGCATCGTCACCGAATTTGATTTTGCCCGCATTGCTGCAGAACTGCTCAAGGACAGGTTGAAAAAGCGGTAA
- the queD gene encoding 6-carboxytetrahydropterin synthase QueD, producing the protein MEIYKEFQFEAAHYLPNLPEDHKCRRMHGHSYRIKLYIGGPIDPAIGWIKDFADIKKSFTPVYKQLDHYVLNDIEGLENPTSENLARWIWNKTKPLLPELTRVEVMETCTTGCIYEGDDS; encoded by the coding sequence ATGGAGATATATAAAGAATTTCAATTTGAGGCCGCGCATTATCTGCCCAACCTGCCTGAAGACCATAAATGCCGGCGCATGCACGGCCATTCATACCGAATCAAACTGTATATCGGTGGACCGATAGATCCGGCAATCGGCTGGATCAAAGACTTTGCCGATATCAAAAAATCATTTACGCCGGTATACAAACAGCTTGATCATTATGTATTGAATGATATTGAGGGACTGGAAAATCCGACCAGCGAAAATCTTGCCCGGTGGATCTGGAACAAGACGAAACCACTGCTGCCGGAACTGACCCGCGTGGAAGTGATGGAAACATGCACTACCGGCTGTATTTACGAAGGCGATGACAGCTGA
- the pdxH gene encoding pyridoxamine 5'-phosphate oxidase codes for MIRSVFRYIRQRLPGREELSDPARLTRQSLALLRREYQGRPLLEKHADTNPIKQFETWFREATNVIKDDPNAMILSTVDQDNRPSSRTVLLKDFDETGFVFYTNYDSRKGRHIAANQYVSLIFYWPDLMRQVCIEGVAGKVPDSQSDAYFNSRPAGSRLSAAASPQSDVIESRGDLERKVKELEEKYPAVDKIPRPANWGGYKVSPHRIEFWQGRVNRLHDRLCYTRDRSGSSDESEWVRSRLAP; via the coding sequence ATGATTCGATCTGTTTTCCGCTATATTCGGCAGCGGCTTCCGGGCAGGGAAGAGCTTTCGGATCCGGCCAGACTGACCCGACAGTCCCTTGCATTGCTCCGGCGGGAATATCAGGGCCGGCCGCTACTGGAAAAGCATGCGGACACAAATCCGATCAAGCAGTTTGAAACATGGTTCAGGGAAGCAACAAACGTAATTAAGGACGATCCCAATGCCATGATACTGTCAACCGTTGATCAGGACAACCGTCCGTCATCGCGGACGGTACTGCTGAAGGACTTTGATGAAACCGGGTTCGTGTTCTATACAAATTATGACAGCAGGAAAGGCAGGCATATTGCTGCCAATCAGTACGTATCCCTGATATTTTACTGGCCGGATCTGATGCGGCAGGTGTGCATTGAGGGTGTGGCCGGTAAAGTGCCTGACAGCCAGTCGGATGCCTATTTCAATTCCCGTCCTGCGGGAAGCCGCCTCAGTGCCGCAGCGTCACCGCAAAGCGATGTGATCGAATCACGGGGGGACCTGGAGAGAAAAGTAAAAGAACTGGAAGAGAAATATCCTGCTGTTGACAAAATACCAAGACCGGCTAACTGGGGCGGGTACAAGGTCAGTCCCCATCGCATCGAATTCTGGCAGGGCAGGGTTAACCGTTTGCATGACCGGTTGTGCTATACGCGGGACCGGTCCGGCTCATCGGATGAATCAGAATGGGTCCGGTCACGTCTGGCTCCGTAG
- a CDS encoding BCCT family transporter: protein MSLHKKLNLEVNPYNFFISIVIIILFVFLGAAFPDRTNVVFGYIQEFIVDQFGWLYILSVSIFLIFVIYLFFSRFGKIKLGPDDSEPDYSYASWFTMLFSAGMGIGLVFFSVAEPMFHYLAPPTIGGESLEAAREAMRLTFFHWGFHPWAIYIIVGMSLAYFHFRKGLPLSIRSAFYPLLGDKIYGWRGNTIDILAIFGTMFGVATSLGLGVMQVNAGLEYLFGVEVSTTIQILLIAGITAIATISVVLGLDKGIRRLSNFNMSVAVGLIIFVFILGPTVYLLNATVENTGYYLQNLVQSSFWLGTFDGEAVDGWLAGWTLFYWGWWIAWSPFVGMFIARISRGRSIQEFVGGVLLVPTAFTFIWLTVFGNTALNMEILGDAGISGLDTEQMLFAMLDGLPLATITSIAATLVIITFFVTSSDSGSLVIDMLASGGNPNPPVGQRVFWALSEGAVAAVLLLAGGLGGLQTAAITTGLPFTIILLLMCYSLYKGLSTEGTERLVRRKTFKAKSKKPQDSGDIDSGSQ from the coding sequence ATGTCCCTACACAAAAAGCTGAATCTGGAGGTCAATCCATATAACTTTTTTATCTCGATTGTTATAATCATTTTGTTTGTTTTTTTGGGCGCAGCTTTTCCAGATAGAACAAATGTAGTGTTTGGCTATATCCAGGAATTTATTGTAGATCAGTTCGGATGGCTTTACATCCTTTCTGTGTCCATTTTTCTTATATTTGTAATTTACTTGTTCTTTAGTCGGTTTGGGAAGATCAAGTTGGGTCCTGATGACTCCGAACCTGATTACAGCTATGCATCCTGGTTTACGATGCTTTTCAGTGCCGGTATGGGTATCGGATTGGTATTCTTCAGCGTTGCCGAACCCATGTTTCATTACCTGGCACCTCCTACTATAGGTGGTGAGTCTTTGGAGGCTGCTCGTGAAGCAATGCGACTCACTTTTTTCCACTGGGGCTTTCACCCGTGGGCTATCTACATCATAGTCGGAATGTCCCTGGCTTATTTTCATTTCAGAAAAGGACTCCCGCTTTCCATCCGTTCGGCATTCTATCCGCTACTCGGCGATAAAATCTATGGCTGGAGAGGTAATACCATTGATATTCTGGCAATTTTCGGAACCATGTTCGGAGTGGCGACTTCGCTGGGGCTCGGTGTAATGCAGGTTAATGCTGGACTTGAATATCTGTTCGGCGTTGAGGTGTCAACTACCATTCAGATATTGTTAATTGCTGGAATTACAGCTATTGCAACCATCTCCGTAGTGCTTGGACTGGATAAAGGTATCCGAAGACTGAGTAACTTCAATATGAGTGTAGCTGTCGGATTGATTATTTTTGTTTTCATACTCGGTCCTACGGTATACCTGCTGAATGCCACTGTTGAAAATACCGGTTATTATCTCCAGAATCTTGTTCAATCCAGTTTTTGGCTGGGAACATTTGACGGAGAGGCTGTAGATGGCTGGCTTGCCGGATGGACACTTTTCTACTGGGGATGGTGGATTGCATGGTCACCATTTGTTGGTATGTTTATCGCCCGAATCTCAAGAGGCCGAAGTATTCAGGAGTTTGTCGGTGGCGTACTGCTTGTACCGACTGCGTTTACATTTATCTGGCTGACGGTATTCGGCAACACGGCCCTTAATATGGAAATATTAGGAGATGCTGGAATTTCCGGCCTTGATACCGAACAGATGTTGTTTGCGATGCTGGATGGCCTCCCGCTTGCAACGATCACTTCTATTGCAGCTACCCTGGTGATCATTACATTTTTTGTGACCTCATCTGATTCCGGTTCACTTGTTATTGACATGCTTGCTTCCGGTGGAAATCCGAATCCTCCTGTGGGGCAGCGAGTGTTCTGGGCACTTTCCGAGGGTGCAGTAGCAGCTGTACTGTTGCTTGCCGGCGGACTTGGCGGATTGCAGACAGCAGCTATTACCACCGGACTTCCGTTTACCATTATTCTTTTGTTGATGTGTTACAGTCTTTACAAGGGCCTTAGCACAGAAGGAACGGAACGGCTTGTACGGCGCAAAACATTCAAAGCCAAGTCGAAAAAGCCGCAGGATTCCGGGGATATCGACAGTGGATCTCAGTAA
- a CDS encoding ABC transporter permease: MLPFRVPLRDWVSDAVDYLVREYAIIFDSFSAFVFFIVNNLKDGLMAVHPAVLIVAIAALTWYMAGWRVSLFAALGLLLSENIGLWRAFIETLSLVITAELLVMAVGLPLGVLAARKDKFDYFIRPVLDFMQTMPAFVYLIPAVMFFGLGLVPGVVATFVFALPPLIRLTNLGIRQVPKELTEAADAFGATGWQKLFKVQIPVATPTIMAGVNQSIMLGLSMVVIAAMIGAGGLGADVLRGIQRLQVGQGFEAGLVVVILAIILDRITAGFGQKNK; encoded by the coding sequence ATGCTACCTTTCCGAGTACCGTTAAGAGACTGGGTGTCTGATGCTGTCGATTATCTGGTCAGAGAATATGCCATTATTTTCGACTCTTTCAGTGCCTTTGTCTTTTTTATTGTTAATAATCTCAAAGACGGGCTGATGGCCGTTCATCCAGCAGTCCTGATTGTTGCCATAGCCGCTTTAACGTGGTATATGGCAGGGTGGAGGGTGTCGCTGTTTGCCGCTCTCGGTCTGCTGCTGTCAGAAAATATCGGACTGTGGAGAGCTTTTATTGAAACCCTGTCACTTGTAATAACAGCTGAATTGCTGGTTATGGCAGTAGGTCTGCCACTGGGTGTACTTGCAGCAAGAAAAGACAAATTTGATTACTTCATAAGACCTGTTCTTGACTTCATGCAGACCATGCCGGCTTTTGTCTACCTGATACCTGCCGTTATGTTTTTCGGTCTTGGTCTGGTACCGGGTGTCGTGGCAACATTTGTATTTGCCCTGCCTCCGCTGATCAGGCTTACCAATCTGGGAATCCGCCAGGTGCCCAAAGAACTGACAGAGGCAGCCGATGCTTTTGGCGCTACAGGCTGGCAAAAGCTTTTCAAAGTACAAATTCCCGTTGCGACTCCGACCATCATGGCAGGGGTCAACCAGTCGATCATGCTCGGACTGTCCATGGTTGTTATTGCTGCAATGATTGGTGCCGGCGGACTTGGTGCTGACGTGCTCCGCGGAATTCAGCGACTGCAGGTTGGTCAGGGATTCGAGGCCGGTCTTGTGGTGGTAATTCTTGCCATTATACTGGACAGAATCACTGCCGGGTTTGGTCAGAAAAACAAATAG
- a CDS encoding quaternary amine ABC transporter ATP-binding protein, whose product MSDIITVNNLYKIFGENPKKAIEALEEGKTKDEILQELKQVVGVQKINFSVREGETFVLMGLSGSGKSTLQRLINRLHEPTSGEIIINGTDIVKLNQKELREFRRNTFCGMVFQNFAILPHRTVLGNVEFGLELQGVDKEVRQEKARKMIEQVGLKGNEDSYPSQLSGGMQQRVGLARGLAVDAPILLMDEAFSALDPLIRRQMQDELIELQSTMKKTILFVTHDLDEAFRIGDRIAIMKDGEIVQIGSAEEIISRPSNDYVKAFVEDMDRAAVLTAGTIMQPAKEIAFTGDGPRTILRKMKRNGLSGIFMIDSKRDLKGYILADELAENLKKHQKEDDVPFDKSLLREASKVDQDEALSDVINAYHDSEYGPIAVVDDKNRLRGVIVRGAIIAALSQDPEAIDEGKINTGSPESLGTDNTGEQDNKS is encoded by the coding sequence AAGCAGGTTGTCGGTGTTCAGAAAATCAATTTTTCGGTCAGAGAAGGTGAAACGTTTGTCCTGATGGGGCTGTCAGGGAGCGGCAAGTCGACATTGCAGCGTCTGATCAACCGGCTTCATGAACCGACAAGCGGTGAAATCATTATCAACGGAACCGATATTGTCAAACTCAATCAAAAAGAACTTCGTGAATTCCGGAGAAACACTTTTTGCGGAATGGTCTTCCAGAATTTTGCCATTCTTCCGCACCGGACTGTTCTCGGAAATGTTGAGTTCGGACTTGAACTGCAGGGTGTTGATAAGGAGGTCCGGCAGGAAAAAGCCCGGAAAATGATCGAACAGGTGGGGCTGAAAGGGAATGAGGACAGTTATCCGTCCCAATTGTCGGGCGGTATGCAGCAGCGTGTAGGGCTTGCCCGCGGTCTGGCAGTAGATGCTCCCATTCTGCTAATGGATGAGGCTTTCAGTGCACTTGATCCGCTGATTCGCCGTCAGATGCAGGACGAGCTGATCGAGCTTCAATCCACCATGAAGAAAACCATTCTCTTCGTGACGCACGACCTGGATGAAGCGTTCCGTATTGGTGACCGGATTGCCATCATGAAAGATGGTGAAATTGTACAAATCGGTTCGGCAGAGGAAATTATATCCAGACCTTCAAACGACTATGTCAAAGCATTCGTTGAAGACATGGATCGTGCCGCTGTGCTTACAGCCGGAACGATAATGCAGCCGGCAAAGGAAATTGCATTCACCGGTGACGGCCCGAGGACAATACTCCGGAAAATGAAAAGGAACGGCTTGTCGGGAATATTCATGATCGATTCCAAGCGTGATCTGAAAGGGTACATTCTTGCCGATGAGCTGGCCGAGAATCTGAAAAAACATCAGAAGGAAGATGATGTTCCCTTCGACAAGTCACTTCTGCGTGAGGCAAGCAAAGTTGATCAAGACGAAGCCCTGAGTGATGTCATCAATGCCTATCATGATAGTGAATACGGTCCGATCGCCGTTGTTGACGACAAAAACAGATTAAGGGGCGTCATTGTCCGAGGGGCTATCATTGCTGCCTTGTCCCAGGATCCCGAGGCAATTGATGAGGGTAAAATAAATACGGGTTCCCCGGAATCACTGGGAACGGACAATACAGGCGAACAAGACAATAAGTCCTGA